Genomic segment of Hyalangium ruber:
GTAGGTCCGCCTCGAGAGCGTACAGCTCTCCGATGAGCTCCAGCACCTCTTCGCAGGCAGGGGCAAACTTCTGGGCTTCGAAGAATTTTCTCCTCACATGCGCCCAGCAGAAGACCAGCGTGGCGGGAGATGGCCCGTCCGCGCCGGACTTCGTTGCCGTCTGGTACGCCGCATACCCATCCACCAGGACGACGCCCTCGTAGTCGCCCAGTACGGTGCGCGCCGTCGCCCCGGAGCGGCTGGGGTAGATGCGATGAAAGACCGTGTCGGGCGAGGCCACCGTCCACGCGTACCACTTGGTGCCCGGGCCCTTGTCCAGCAGGTACCAGTGCGTCTCGTCCGCGTGGATGAGCGGCGAGGTGAAGACCTCGGCCAGCAGCGCCTCGTAGGACTTCTGCAGGTGCCGGGCGAGCGCCTCGAGCTGGTCCCAGAGCGTCTGCGCTTCCACTACCAGGCCCTCGCGCCCGTACAGCCTTTCCTGGCGAGCCAGCGGCAGGTGGAAGCCGTACTTCATGAGGGCCACGTGGACGGCGAAGTCCACCGAGTAACGGCCGCCCGGAATCAGGCGCGGTGGGGCCGGTGCCGTCACCGGCGCGCAGCCCTGGCCGCAGCGGTACTTCTGCCGCTTCACCCGCCGCAGCAGGAAGCTTCGCTCGACGACGGTGATTTCCTCGCAGTCCTCCGTCTGGCCCTCCCACGCGTGCAGGCCGCTGCCGCACA
This window contains:
- the tnpC gene encoding IS66 family transposase, translating into CGSGLHAWEGQTEDCEEITVVERSFLLRRVKRQKYRCGQGCAPVTAPAPPRLIPGGRYSVDFAVHVALMKYGFHLPLARQERLYGREGLVVEAQTLWDQLEALARHLQKSYEALLAEVFTSPLIHADETHWYLLDKGPGTKWYAWTVASPDTVFHRIYPSRSGATARTVLGDYEGVVLVDGYAAYQTATKSGADGPSPATLVFCWAHVRRKFFEAQKFAPACEEVLELIGELYALEADLPGWYALEGEECQAVLAHRLAIRQQKSVPLTQRIRHWAHAQRALPGSAFRKAIEYMLNLWTGLTLFLTQPQVPLDNHHVERQLRDMVIGRKNHYGSKSKRGTEVAALFDSLIETARLRGEDPGHYLRRAALAAIENPGTVTLPKAQG